The proteins below come from a single Hyphomicrobium denitrificans ATCC 51888 genomic window:
- a CDS encoding cold-shock protein codes for MQTGTVKWFNSQKGFGFIQPDGGGNDVFVHISAVERAGLNGLNEGQKISFEIVADRRSGKSSADNLRPV; via the coding sequence ATGCAGACAGGAACCGTGAAATGGTTCAACAGCCAAAAGGGCTTCGGCTTCATCCAGCCGGATGGCGGCGGCAATGATGTGTTCGTTCACATCAGCGCAGTCGAACGCGCCGGGCTGAACGGTCTCAATGAAGGACAGAAGATCTCCTTCGAAATCGTGGCTGATCGCCGTAGCGGCAAATCATCCGCCGACAATCTTCGTCCCGTCTGA